A genomic region of Echeneis naucrates chromosome 24, fEcheNa1.1, whole genome shotgun sequence contains the following coding sequences:
- the kidins220b gene encoding kinase D-interacting substrate of 220 kDa B isoform X2, whose protein sequence is MDTTTSIKMTTLAIQNLFSHVEEENLPALRAHLDRFKEVDGRSDNGQTPLMLAAEQGSLEIVQELIRRGANVNLDDVDCWSALISAAKEGHLEVVKELLENSAYIEHRDMGGWTALTWAAYKGRIEVTKVLLEHGANPNTTGQQYSVYPIIWAAGRGHATIVKVLLQNGAKVNCSDKYGTTPLIWASRKGHFDCVMHLLESGADVDQEGANSMTALIVAVKGGYTEVVKELLKRNPNVNMTDKDGNTALMIAAKEGYTEIVQDLLDAGTYVNIPDRSGDTVLIGAVRGGHVEIVRALLHKYADIDIRGQDNKTALYWAVEKGNATMVRDILQCNPDTETCTNDGETPLIKATKMRNIDIVELLLDKGAKVSAVDKRGDTPLHIAIRGRSRRLAELLLRNPKDGRLLYRPNKAGETPYNIDCSHQKSILTQIFGARHLSPTETDGDMLGYDLYSSALADILSEPTMQPPICVGLYAQWGSGKSFLLKKLEDEMKTFAGQQIEPLFQFSWLVVFLSLLLCGSVAIVLGFTVDPKLSLAVSLSLLALLYLFFVVVYFGGRREGESWNWAWLLSTRLARHIGYLELLLKLMFVNPPELPEQSTRALPVRFLFTDYNRLSSVGGETSMAEMIATLSDACEREFGFLATRLFRVFKTEETQGKRKWKKTCCVPSFILFVVVLTCLVTGLALLAVFKVDGENRTVNAVLIAISSVVGLALLLNCRTWWQVTDSVLNSQRKRLHSAANRMHKLKSEGFMKVLKNEVEMMARMAKTIDGFTQHQTRLAVVIDGLDSCEQDKVLQMLDTVRVLFSKGPFISIFASDPHIIIKAINQNLNSVLRDSNINGHDYMRNIVHLPVFLNSRGLSSARKMCTTAPANGDATNTESWHEELDRKLSQHSLGELTKFGSKTTLTRRDTYRRRQVQRSVTRQMSFDLTKLMVTEDWFSDISPQSMRRLLNIVSVTGRLLRANQISFNWDRLASWINLTEQWPYRTSWLILYLEETEAVPDQITLKTIYERVSKNIPTTKDVEPLLEIDGDVRSFEVFLSSRTPVLTARDIRTFLPCTVNLDPKLREIIADVRAAREQMNMGGVTYPPLPLQEAQPRPSSVYSQVSSACSPSASFSGGFNQPPGGGVSPQPPSSYYSGLAGTQHPFYNRPYFPHHLYQLPRPLMGPSYPSHFHPRPTPKTSYSRDFAAAPVSTKGSASVVSGAPAILLSSMTTEAVCERVRQIEGIDQSMMGQYTATIRKANVNGRVLSQCNIDELKKEMSMNFGDWQLFRATVLDMRHIESQFLHEEAASEQDSVVAGHSEAGRRAMAPPHAGAANTDASPMYSFNLSFEELSTVGLDDPTRHGNMQWMGATHRTASMTSLNSQESSNDISRLTDKQQAEYRNAYQEYIAQMAQLEMGGGVGEKPVQPQPGQFVTSEDKSKDSSDQDGRKPFTKRSGSKPVADNADFPSNVDTLDPITEEDENGSSKSLLTRKTSAERVGLFQGATDLKLKPVGGLRYQKLTSDDEESEESDNAPLLKDGKKAGDPKLPTGSSLALKGKDYLSDAMLDKKDSSDSGVRSNESSPNHSLQDEEADLSQLERANLIELDEEGVARKRGLPSSLSSLQDPAVARMSICSEDQCSLLASSPEESWPSSKSYNLNRTPSNVTLNNNTNAQQTNRPRQLTEGSTSSNPTSSSVGDVILSSGSTTTSGTIASRPGPNNENVRVVHLKRGLKPGEPPEICTVSSDTVTFGEERESIL, encoded by the exons ATGGACACCACCACGTCCATCAAGATGACCACTCTGGCCATCCAGAACCTGTTCAGTCACGTGGAGGAGGAGAACCTGCCGGCTCTCAGAGCTCACCTGGACCGCTTCAAGGAGGTGGATGGCCGTAGCGAT AACGGTCAGACTCCCCTGATGCTGGCGGCGGAGCAGGGCAGTCTTGAGATCGTCCAGGAGCTCATCAGGAGAGGAGCCAACGTAAACCTGGACGATGTG GACTGCTGGTCAGCCCTGATCTCTGCGGCTAAAGAAGGCCACCTGGAGGTGGtgaaggagctgctggagaacAGTGCCTACATCGAGCACAGAGATATG GGAGGATGGACAGCCCTGACATGGGCAGCTTACAAAGGTCGTATAGAGGTCACCAAGGTGCTGCTGGAGCATGGAGCCAACCCTAACACTACGGGACAG CAGTACAGTGTATATCCGATCATCTGGGCCGCAGGTCGAGGACACGCCACAATCGTCAAGGTTCTTCTGCAGAATGGAGCCAAAGTCAACTGTTCTGACAAG tatgggACTACTCCTCTGATCTGGGCGTCCAGAAAAGGACACTTCGACTGCGTGATGCACTTGCTAGAGAGTGGCGCTGACGTGGATCAGGAGGGGGCG AACTCGATGACGGCTCTGATTGTGGCGGTGAAGGGCGGCTACACAGAGGTGGtgaaggagctgctgaagaGGAACCCAAACGTCAACATGACGGACAAAGACGGGAACACGGCCCTGATGATCGCTGCCAAGGAGGGCTACACCGAGATTGTCCAGGACCTGCTGGATGCAGGGACATATGTCAACATCCCAGACCGG aGCGGCGACACAGTGCTGATTGGAGCAGTGAGGGGGGGTCATGTGGAGATCGTCAGAGCTCTGCTGCATAAATATGCCGACATTGACAtcagaggacag GACAATAAAACTGCTCTGTACTGGGCTGTGGAGAAAGGCAACGCCACCATGGTCAGAGACATCCTACAGTGTAACCCAGATACCGAGACCTGCACCAAT GATGGAGAGACACCTCTGATCAAAGCAACCAAGATGAGGAACATCGATATCGTGGAGTTGCTGCTGGATAAAGGAGCTAAAGTGTCGGCTGTCGACAAG AGAGGGGACACGCCCCTTCACATTGCCATCCGTGGTCGCAGCCGCCGCCTGGCTGAGCTCCTCCTCAGAAATCCCAAAGATGGCCGCCTGCTGTACCGGCCCAACAAGGCCGGGGAGACGCCATACAACATCGACTGCAGCCACCAGAAGAGCATCCTCACTCAGATCTTTGGAGCCC gtcACCTCTCCCCCACAGAGACGGACGGAGACATGTTGGGCTACGACCTGTACAGCTCTGCTCTGGCCGACATCCTCAGTGAGCCCACCATGCAGCCCCCCATCTGTGTCGGTCTGTACGCTCAGTGGGGGAGCGGCAAGTCCTTCCTGCTGAAGAAGCTGGAGg atgaGATGAAGACGTTTGCCGGTCAGCAGATCGAGCCGTTGTTTCAGTTCTCCTGGCTCGTcgtcttcctgtctctgctgctctgcggTTCCGTCGCCATCGTCCTCGGCTTCACTGTCGACCCCAAACTGTCCTTGGCGGTGTCCCTCAGCCTGCTGGCCCTGCTCTACCTTTTCTTTG TGGTCGTTTACTTTGGCGGGCGGCGTGAGGGCGAGAGCTGGAACTGGGCGTGGCTGCTCAGCACTCGTCTGGCACGTCACATCGGAtacctggagctgctgctgaagctgatgTTCGTTAACCCGCCGGAGCTGCCAGAGCAGAGCACCAGAGCTCTGCCCGTCAG GTTCCTGTTCACCGACTACAACCGACTGTCCAGCGTCGGCGGGGAGACATCAATGGCGGAGATGATCGCCACGCTGTCTGACGCCTGTGAGAGAGAGTTTGGCTTCCTTGCTACACGTCTGTTCAGAGTGTTTAAGACTGAGGAGACACAAG GAAAGAGGAAGTGGAAGAAGACGTGCTGCGTTCCGTCCTTCATCCTCTTTGTCGTGGTGCTGACCTGCCTGGTGACCGGCTTGGCGTTGCTGGCCGTCTTTAAGGTGGACGGGGAGAACCGTACGGTGAACGCCGTGCTCATCGCCATCAGCAGCGTGGTCGgtctggctctgctgctgaactgtAGGACGTGGTGGCAGGTGACCGACTCGGTGCTAAACTCTCAGAGGAAGAGGCTGCACAGCGCAGCCAACAGGATGCACAAGCTGAAGAGTGAGGGCTTCATGAAG GTCCTGAAAAATGAGGTGGAAATGATGGCAAGGATGGCGAAGACCATCGATGGCTTCACGCAGCATCAGACCAGGCTGGCTGTTGTGATTGATGGACTGGATTCCTGTGAACAGGACAAAGTTCTGCAGATGCTGGACACA GTCCGTGTTTTGTTCTCCAAAGGTCCCTTCATCTCCATCTTCGCCAGTGACCCGCACATCATCATCAAGGCCATCAACCAGAACCTGAACAGCGTCCTCCGAGACTCCAACATCAACGGCCACGACTACATGAGGAACATTGTCCATCTGCCCGTCTTCTTGAACAGCAGAGGTCTCTCCAGCGCCAGGAAGATGTGTACCACTGCTCCGGCCAATGGAGACGCCACCAACACCGAAA GTTGGCACGAGGAGTTGGACCGGAAGCTGTCGCAGCACAGTTTAGGAGAACTGACCAAGTTTGGCAGCAAAACAACATTGACTCGCcgg gaCACATACCGGCGGCGGCAGGTGCAGCGCTCTGTGACTCGTCAGATGTCATTCGACCTGACGAAGCTGATGGTGACAGAGGATTGGTTCAGTGACATCAGCCCACAGAGCATGAGGAGGCTGCTCAACATCGTGTCCGTCACAG GCCGTTTGCTGCGAGCCAATCAGATCAGCTTCAACTGGGACCGCCTGGCATCGTGGATCAACCTCACAGAGCAGTGGCCCTACAGGACCTCCTGGCTCATCCTGTACCTGGAGGAGACTGAGGCCGTCCCTGACCAGATCACGCTCAAGACCATCTAcgagag GGTGTCGAAGAACATCCCCACCACCAAAGACGTGGAGCCACTGCTGGAGATTGACGGGGACGTTCGCAGCTTTGAGGTCTTCCTGTCTTCACGGACACCCGTCCTGACAGCCAGAGACATCCGCACCTTCCTGCCCTGCACCGTCAACCTGGACCCCAAGCTGCGCGAGATCATAGCAG ATGTTCGTGCAGCCCGGGAGCAGATGAATATGGGTGGGGTCACGTACCCACCCCTCCCCCTGCAGGAAGCACAGCCCCGCCCCTCCTCGGTGTATAGTCAGGTGTCGTCGGCGTGCTCGCCCTCTGCCTCCTTCAGTGGAGGGTTCAACCAGCCCCCAGGGGGCGGGGTCTCGCCACAGCCACCCAGCAGCTACTACAGCGGCCTGGCCGGAACTCAGCACCCCTTCTACAACAGG CCATATTTCCCCCATCACCTTTACCAGCTGCCACGCCCCCTCATGGGCCCCTCCTACCCATCACACTTTCATCCACGCCCAACACCTAAAACCTCGTACAGCAGAGATTTCGCCGCTGCACCTGTAAGTACGAAG ggTTCGGCGTCTGTTGTGTCGGGCGCTCCCGCcatcctcctcagctccatgaCGACGGAGGCTGTTTGTGAGCGCGTGCGGCAGATAGAGGGCATCGATCAGAGTATGATGGGACAATACACCGCTACCATCAGGAAG GCCAACGTGAACGGCAGAGTTCTGTCTCAGTGTAACATTGACGAGCTGAAGAAGGAGATGAGCATGAACTTTGGAGACTGGCAGCTTTTCAGAGCCACg GTCCTGGATATGCGTCACATTGAGAGTCAGTTTCTGCATGAGGAGGCTGCCAGTGAGCAAGACAGCGTTGTCGCCGGTCACTCCGAAGCAGGAAGACGAGCCATGGCTCCACCTCACGCTGGTGCCGCCAACACAGATGCTTCACCGATGTATAGCTTCAACCTGAGCTTCGAGGAGCTGAGCACAGTGGGCCTGGATGATCCAACGCGACATGGAAACATGCAGTGGATG GGTGCCACTCACCGGACCGCCAGCATGACCAGCCTGAACTCCCAGGAGTCCTCCAACGACATCTCCAGGCTGACGGACAAGCAGCAGGCCGAGTATCGCAACGCCTACCAGGAGTACATCGCCCAGATGGCCCAGCTGGAGATGGGTGGTGGTGTTGGAGAGAAACCTGTCCAACCACAGCCAGGACAGTTTGTGACATCTGAGGACAAGAGCAAGGATAGCAGTGACCAGGATGGGCGCAAACCCTTCACCAAAAGGAGTGGCAGCAAGCCGGTGGCTGACAACGCTGACTTCCCCTCTAATGTCGACACCCTGGACCCAATCACAGAAGAGGACGAGAACGGATCCTCCAAGTCCCTGCTGACACGCAAAACCTCAGCCGAAAGAGTCGGGCTGTTCCAGGGGGCCACCGACCTGAAGCTGAAGCCTGTAGGAGGGCTGCGCTACCAGAAACTGACCAGTGACGACGAAGAGTCCGAGGAGTCAGACAATGCCCCCCTGCTGAAAGACGGAAAAAAGGCAGGTGACCCCAAACTGCCGACTGGCTCCTCACTGGCATTGAAGGGGAAGGACTACCTGTCAGACGCCATGCTGGACAAGAAGGACTCGTCTGACTCTGGTGTACGTTCCAACGAGAGCTCACCCAATCACTCGCTGCAGGATGAGGAGGCGGATCTGTCGCAGCTGGAGAGGGCCAATCTGATTGAGCTGGATGAGGAGGGCGTGGCCAGGAAGCGAGGTCTTCCCAGTAGCCTCAGCAGCCTCCAGGACCCGGCAGTGGCCCGCATGTCCATCTGCTCAGAGGATCAGTGTAGTCTGCTTGCAAGCAGCCCTGAAGAGAGCTGGCCTTCATCCAAGAGCTATAACCTGAACCGCACGCCAAGCAATGTCAcactcaacaacaacaccaatGCCCAGCAGACCAACCGTCCCCGCCAGCTTACAGAGGGCTCCACCTCCTCTaaccccacctcctcctctgttggTGATGTCATCTTGAGTTCTGGAAGCACCACCACTTCTGGGACTATTGCCAGCAGGCCGGGGCCAAACAACGAGAACGTCCGTGTAGTTCACCTGAAAAGGGGCCTGAAACCAGGAGAACCGCCAGAGATCTGCACCGTGTCCTCAGACACTGTCACCTTTGGAGAAGAGCGTGAAAGCATCCTGTGA